Proteins from one Roseovarius nanhaiticus genomic window:
- a CDS encoding DMT family transporter, protein MDLRSIVMGVGFAIMWSSAFTSARIIVEAAPPLSALALRFLISGGLGVGLALILGQSWRLTAAQWRACIILGICQNALYLGLNFVAMQTIEASLAVIIASMMPLLVALASWLFLSQKLTKLTVAGLLAGFAGVALVMGTRFSGGVDPYGLTLCIIGAVALTVATLSVRGATSGGNFLMVVGLQMLIGGAVLAVVATFTETLVIDWSWKLGAAFAWTTLIPGLAATLVWFKLVQRINATRAATFHFLNPFLGVAIAAIVLGEQLHPTDLIGVAIIMGGILAVQLSRRPAKDKPTPVSS, encoded by the coding sequence GAAGCGGCGCCGCCCCTCAGCGCACTAGCCTTGCGCTTTTTGATTTCCGGCGGGCTTGGTGTCGGGCTCGCTCTGATCCTCGGCCAATCCTGGCGCCTGACCGCGGCACAATGGCGCGCCTGCATCATCCTCGGGATCTGCCAGAACGCGCTCTACCTGGGCCTGAATTTCGTCGCCATGCAGACGATTGAGGCGTCCTTGGCGGTCATCATCGCATCAATGATGCCCCTGCTGGTCGCGCTCGCCTCGTGGCTTTTCCTGTCACAAAAGCTGACCAAGCTGACCGTTGCCGGCCTGCTCGCCGGTTTTGCCGGTGTGGCGCTGGTCATGGGCACGCGTTTCTCGGGCGGCGTCGATCCTTACGGGCTTACCCTCTGCATCATCGGGGCCGTTGCGCTGACAGTGGCCACGCTCAGCGTGCGGGGCGCCACGTCGGGCGGCAACTTCCTGATGGTCGTCGGGCTGCAGATGCTGATCGGTGGCGCAGTCCTTGCTGTCGTCGCGACGTTCACCGAGACCCTCGTCATCGACTGGAGCTGGAAATTGGGCGCCGCCTTTGCCTGGACCACACTGATACCTGGCCTTGCCGCCACGTTGGTGTGGTTCAAGTTGGTACAGCGCATTAACGCGACGCGTGCCGCCACCTTCCACTTTCTCAACCCGTTCCTTGGCGTTGCAATCGCCGCGATCGTCTTGGGCGAACAGCTTCACCCGACCGATCTGATTGGCGTCGCGATCATCATGGGCGGCATTCTGGCGGTGCAGCTCTCTCGCAGGCCCGCGAAGGACAAGCCCACCCCGGTTTCATCTTAG
- a CDS encoding NADP-dependent malic enzyme encodes MANPKFTPEEALAFHLEPTPGKFEITATVPMTTQRDLSLAYSPGVAIPCLAIEENPETAYDYTNKGNLVAVISNGTAVLGLGNLGALASKPVMEGKAVLFKRFADVNSIDIELDTEDADAFCNAVRLMGPTFGGINLEDIKAPECFIIEQRLKEEMDIPVFHDDQHGTAVICAAGLINALHLSGKKIEDVRIVLNGAGAAGIACLELLKTMGARHENTVMCDTKGVIYQGRTEGMNQWKSAHAVKTDRRTLAEAMEGADVFLGVSAKGAVTQDMVASMAPDPVIFAMANPDPEITPEEAHEVRPDAIVATGRSDYPNQVNNVLGFPYLFRGALDVHARAINDEMKIACAEALASLARQDVPDEVGMAYGRKLAFGRDYIIPAPFDPRLIHTIPPAVAKACMATGAARRPIVDMEAYEISLKGRMDPTASIMRSINARARAAQARMIFAEGDDPRVLRAAVQYQRAGMGKAIVVGREADVSAKLEAAGMADAVAELEIVNAANTPHLEEYRAFLYHRLQRKGYDRHDINRLATRDRHVFASLMLAHGHGDGLITGATRKSAHVLELINHVFDADAEHGVAGVTAVMHKGRIVLVADTLVQEWPDENQLADIAERAVDVARHLGLEPRVAFVSFSTFGYPQSERAEKMHRAPKVLERRSVDFEFEGDMTVDVALNTAAQEAYPFQRLSGPANILVVPARHSASISVKLMQEMAGATVIGPILSGLDKSVQICSSTSTATDIVNMAVLAACKVG; translated from the coding sequence ATGGCAAATCCCAAATTCACCCCCGAAGAGGCGCTGGCCTTCCATCTCGAGCCGACGCCCGGCAAGTTCGAGATCACCGCGACGGTGCCGATGACGACGCAGCGCGACCTTAGCCTGGCCTATTCGCCGGGTGTCGCGATCCCGTGCCTCGCCATCGAGGAGAACCCCGAAACAGCGTATGACTACACCAACAAAGGCAACCTCGTTGCTGTGATCTCGAACGGGACGGCGGTTCTGGGCCTCGGCAATCTGGGTGCGCTGGCGTCGAAGCCGGTGATGGAGGGCAAAGCGGTGCTCTTCAAGCGGTTCGCGGATGTGAACAGCATCGACATCGAGTTGGATACCGAAGATGCTGATGCGTTCTGCAATGCGGTGCGGCTGATGGGGCCGACTTTCGGGGGCATCAACCTCGAGGATATCAAGGCGCCCGAATGTTTCATCATCGAGCAGCGCCTGAAGGAAGAGATGGATATCCCCGTCTTTCACGACGACCAGCACGGAACTGCCGTGATCTGTGCCGCAGGTCTGATCAACGCGCTGCACCTGAGCGGCAAGAAGATCGAGGATGTGCGGATCGTGCTGAACGGTGCGGGCGCGGCGGGCATCGCCTGCCTTGAGCTGCTGAAAACCATGGGCGCGCGGCACGAGAATACCGTGATGTGCGACACCAAGGGCGTGATCTATCAGGGCCGCACCGAGGGCATGAACCAGTGGAAGTCCGCCCACGCAGTCAAAACGGATCGCCGCACGCTGGCCGAGGCCATGGAGGGCGCCGACGTTTTTCTGGGGGTGTCGGCAAAGGGCGCGGTGACGCAGGATATGGTCGCCAGTATGGCGCCTGATCCGGTGATTTTTGCCATGGCGAACCCCGACCCCGAGATCACGCCCGAGGAGGCGCATGAGGTGCGCCCCGACGCCATCGTCGCCACAGGGCGCAGCGACTATCCCAACCAGGTGAACAACGTTCTGGGCTTTCCCTATCTCTTCCGAGGTGCGCTGGATGTGCATGCCCGGGCGATCAACGACGAGATGAAGATCGCCTGCGCCGAGGCGCTGGCCAGCCTCGCGCGGCAGGATGTGCCGGACGAGGTGGGCATGGCTTATGGGCGCAAGTTGGCCTTCGGGCGCGACTACATCATCCCGGCGCCTTTCGATCCGCGCCTGATCCACACGATTCCGCCCGCGGTGGCCAAGGCCTGCATGGCGACGGGTGCGGCACGGCGGCCTATCGTGGACATGGAGGCGTATGAGATTTCACTGAAAGGCAGGATGGATCCAACCGCCAGCATCATGCGCTCGATCAATGCGCGCGCGCGGGCGGCGCAGGCGCGGATGATCTTTGCCGAAGGGGACGACCCCCGCGTGCTGCGCGCCGCCGTGCAGTATCAGCGCGCGGGCATGGGCAAGGCCATCGTCGTTGGCCGTGAGGCCGATGTGTCGGCCAAGCTGGAGGCGGCGGGTATGGCCGACGCCGTGGCCGAGCTCGAGATCGTGAACGCGGCGAACACCCCGCATCTGGAGGAGTATCGCGCCTTTTTGTATCACCGCTTGCAGCGCAAGGGCTATGATCGACATGACATCAACCGTCTCGCGACCCGAGACCGCCATGTCTTTGCCTCGCTGATGTTGGCACATGGCCATGGGGACGGCTTGATTACCGGGGCCACGCGCAAATCGGCGCATGTGCTGGAGCTGATCAACCATGTGTTTGACGCCGATGCCGAGCATGGCGTCGCCGGTGTGACGGCTGTGATGCACAAGGGACGGATCGTGCTGGTGGCCGACACGCTGGTGCAGGAATGGCCGGATGAAAACCAGCTTGCCGATATCGCCGAGCGTGCCGTGGATGTGGCGCGCCATCTGGGCCTTGAGCCTCGCGTGGCCTTTGTCAGTTTTTCGACCTTCGGCTACCCTCAATCCGAGCGGGCCGAAAAGATGCACCGCGCGCCCAAGGTACTGGAGCGGCGCAGCGTCGATTTTGAATTCGAAGGCGATATGACTGTGGACGTCGCACTCAATACTGCGGCGCAGGAAGCCTACCCCTTCCAGCGCCTGTCTGGCCCAGCCAATATTCTTGTCGTGCCGGCGCGGCACTCGGCCTCGATCTCGGTCAAGTTGATGCAGGAAATGGCGGGCGCGACGGTGATCGGACCGATCCTGTCGGGGCTGGATAAGTCGGTGCAAATCTGCTCGTCCACTTCGACGGCGACCGATATCGTCAACATGGCAGTGCTGGCGGCCTGCAAGGTCGGCTGA
- the mutS gene encoding DNA mismatch repair protein MutS, whose protein sequence is MMAQYLEIKAEHADALLFYRMGDFYELFFDDAAAAAEALDIALTKRGKHMGEDIAMCGVPVHSAEGYLLTLIRKGFRVAVCEQLENPAEAKKRGSKSVVKRGVVRLVTPGTLTEESLLEARRHNYLAAIAEVRGAHALAWADISTGALHVLPLPPSRIGPELARLAPSEVLVADGADTDMHGLVSDIGASLTPIGRAAFDSTGAAKRLCALFEVQTLDAFGTFDRAEIAAMGAVVEYLEITQKGNLPLLQPPQRENLAGVMQIDAATRRNLELTQALSGGRAGSLLAVMDRTVTAGGARLLERRLSSPSRDLDVIRNRQSMIAFVVEQSRFRTDLRHDLRKVPDLDRALSRLALDRGGPRDLAAVRNGLEGAEDIAARMGNMELPEALTILTQDLTGHDALLDLLDQALIAEPPLLVRDGGFIAEGYDADLDDARQLRDEGRGVIARMQSEYSQTAGISSLKIKHNNVLGYFVEVTATHADKMLSAPLNETFKHRQTTANQVRFTTVALSEMETRILNAGGRALDIEKRLYDRLKSAILERAAQLTQTARALSQLDLTTALADLAVEANWCQPQVDASRAMNIIGGRHPVVEQALRAQGAGPFVANDCNLGDVSDIWLLTGPNMAGKSTFLRQNALIALLAQMGSFVPARSAHIGVVSQLFSRVGASDDLARGRSTFMVEMVETAAILNQADAGALVILDEIGRGTATYDGLSIAWATLEHLHEVNGCRALFATHYHELTNLTDKLARVDNATVAVKEHQGDVIFLHEVRKGAADRSYGVQVAKLAGLPTSVIERARVVLDALERGEREGGSARDALIDDLPLFSSRPAPAPQTARAPSNVEEALKSVLPDELSPRDALALIYELKAKLPASETH, encoded by the coding sequence ATGATGGCGCAATATCTCGAAATCAAGGCAGAGCATGCGGATGCACTGCTGTTCTATCGCATGGGCGATTTCTACGAGCTGTTCTTCGACGATGCCGCAGCCGCCGCCGAAGCGCTGGATATTGCGCTGACCAAGCGCGGCAAGCATATGGGCGAGGATATCGCCATGTGCGGTGTCCCCGTACATTCAGCCGAAGGTTATCTGTTGACGCTGATCCGCAAGGGATTTCGCGTAGCAGTCTGCGAACAGCTGGAGAATCCGGCAGAGGCAAAAAAGCGCGGCTCGAAATCCGTGGTCAAGCGCGGGGTCGTGCGACTGGTCACCCCCGGAACGCTGACCGAAGAGTCGCTTTTGGAGGCGCGGCGGCATAATTACCTTGCCGCTATCGCCGAGGTACGAGGCGCGCATGCACTTGCTTGGGCCGATATCTCGACGGGCGCCCTGCATGTCTTGCCACTGCCCCCGTCGCGCATCGGGCCAGAACTGGCGCGGCTTGCCCCCAGCGAGGTTTTGGTGGCCGATGGCGCAGACACTGATATGCACGGTTTAGTGTCTGACATTGGCGCATCCCTCACACCCATTGGGCGCGCGGCCTTCGACAGCACCGGCGCGGCCAAACGGCTGTGCGCCCTTTTTGAGGTTCAAACGCTCGACGCGTTCGGAACGTTCGACCGGGCGGAAATTGCCGCAATGGGCGCTGTGGTCGAGTATTTGGAGATCACGCAGAAGGGCAATCTGCCCCTGCTGCAGCCACCCCAGCGCGAAAACCTGGCCGGCGTCATGCAGATTGACGCGGCGACGCGGCGCAATCTGGAACTCACGCAAGCTCTTTCCGGCGGTCGGGCGGGATCATTGCTCGCCGTTATGGACCGTACGGTCACAGCCGGCGGTGCGCGCCTGCTCGAGCGCCGACTTTCCAGCCCATCGCGCGATCTGGACGTGATCCGAAACCGCCAAAGCATGATCGCGTTTGTCGTGGAACAGTCTCGATTCAGAACTGATCTGCGTCATGATCTCCGCAAGGTGCCGGATCTTGATCGGGCGCTTTCGCGCCTTGCTTTGGACCGCGGCGGCCCTCGTGATCTGGCTGCGGTGCGCAACGGGCTGGAAGGGGCCGAGGACATCGCCGCCCGCATGGGGAACATGGAGCTGCCCGAAGCCTTGACGATCCTCACCCAGGATCTGACCGGCCATGATGCCTTGCTGGATCTTCTGGATCAGGCCCTGATTGCCGAGCCGCCGCTGCTCGTGCGCGATGGCGGATTCATCGCGGAGGGTTATGATGCCGATCTGGACGATGCCCGGCAGTTGCGCGACGAAGGGCGCGGCGTCATTGCTCGCATGCAGTCCGAGTATTCCCAGACCGCCGGAATTTCGTCGCTCAAAATAAAACACAACAATGTCTTGGGCTATTTCGTCGAAGTCACGGCGACCCATGCCGACAAGATGCTGTCGGCCCCCCTGAACGAGACGTTCAAGCACCGCCAGACGACGGCCAATCAGGTGCGGTTCACCACCGTCGCACTGTCTGAGATGGAGACGCGCATTCTCAATGCCGGCGGCCGTGCGCTCGACATCGAAAAGCGGCTCTACGACAGGCTGAAAAGCGCCATTCTGGAGCGCGCCGCGCAACTCACACAAACCGCACGCGCTTTGTCCCAGCTGGATCTGACCACAGCCCTTGCCGATCTCGCGGTCGAGGCGAACTGGTGCCAACCTCAGGTGGATGCAAGCCGCGCGATGAATATCATCGGCGGGCGCCATCCAGTGGTCGAACAGGCGCTGCGTGCGCAGGGTGCCGGGCCGTTTGTCGCGAATGATTGCAATCTCGGCGATGTCAGCGATATCTGGCTGCTGACAGGTCCGAACATGGCGGGTAAATCGACCTTTTTGCGACAGAACGCACTGATCGCTCTTTTGGCTCAAATGGGCAGTTTCGTGCCTGCGAGATCTGCTCATATCGGCGTGGTCAGCCAACTTTTCAGCCGGGTCGGCGCATCTGACGATCTGGCGCGAGGGCGGTCGACCTTCATGGTAGAAATGGTCGAGACGGCAGCGATCCTCAATCAGGCGGATGCGGGCGCCCTGGTCATACTGGATGAGATCGGGCGCGGCACGGCCACCTATGATGGCCTCTCGATCGCATGGGCCACGTTGGAGCATCTGCATGAGGTCAATGGCTGTCGCGCGCTCTTTGCCACGCATTATCACGAACTGACCAACCTCACGGACAAGTTGGCCCGCGTCGATAACGCCACCGTTGCAGTCAAGGAACATCAAGGCGACGTCATCTTTTTGCATGAAGTGCGCAAGGGCGCCGCGGACCGGTCCTATGGCGTTCAAGTGGCCAAGCTGGCGGGGCTGCCGACAAGCGTGATCGAACGGGCGCGGGTTGTGCTCGACGCTTTGGAGCGCGGCGAGCGTGAGGGCGGCAGCGCCCGCGATGCCTTGATCGACGACCTTCCGCTATTCTCCAGCCGGCCGGCCCCTGCGCCCCAAACGGCACGCGCGCCCTCGAATGTAGAGGAAGCGCTGAAGTCGGTTTTGCCGGATGAGCTGAGCCCGCGCGACGCACTGGCTTTGATCTATGAGCTGAAGGCGAAACTGCCCGCGTCAGAGACGCATTGA
- a CDS encoding nucleotide exchange factor GrpE codes for MAERNNDEFLDDIEQAEAEAYQEDMNEISDEDAELDTLRAERDALHDKFMRALADAENARKRADRDRREAENYGGSKLSRDLLPVYDNMKRAIEAIPEDQREASAAFIEGIELTMRELLNVFNKHGIRIVSPEIGEKFDPQHHEAMFEAPLPGTKAGEIIQVSAEGFMLHDRILRPAKVGVSSMQG; via the coding sequence ATGGCAGAGCGCAACAATGACGAGTTTCTCGATGATATCGAACAGGCCGAGGCCGAGGCGTATCAAGAGGACATGAATGAAATTTCCGATGAGGACGCCGAGTTGGACACACTTCGGGCCGAGCGGGACGCACTGCACGACAAATTCATGCGCGCGCTGGCCGATGCCGAAAACGCACGCAAGCGCGCGGATCGTGACCGCCGCGAAGCCGAAAATTATGGCGGCTCGAAGCTGTCGCGCGATCTGCTGCCGGTCTACGACAACATGAAGCGCGCGATCGAGGCCATCCCCGAAGATCAGCGCGAGGCGTCAGCCGCCTTCATCGAGGGCATCGAGCTGACGATGCGTGAACTGCTCAACGTGTTCAACAAGCATGGCATTCGCATCGTGTCGCCCGAGATCGGCGAGAAATTCGATCCGCAGCACCACGAGGCGATGTTCGAGGCGCCGCTGCCCGGCACCAAAGCGGGCGAGATCATCCAGGTCTCGGCCGAAGGCTTCATGCTGCATGACCGTATCCTTCGCCCTGCGAAAGTCGGCGTTTCGTCGATGCAAGGCTAA
- the hrcA gene encoding heat-inducible transcriptional repressor HrcA has protein sequence MSDARQLLEEMNDRSREVFRRVVEGYLLTGAPVGSRSLTRELSEKVSAATVRNVMQDLEYMGLLDSPHVSAGRVPTQTGLRMFVDGLLEVGDLQTADRALMDSTMSSNSDDVAGVLDRIGQTLSGVTQGASLVLAPKHEAPIKHIEFVNLGPDRALVVLVFADGHVENRIFTPPPGQTPSSMREAANFLNSLVEGRTLSDVSTVITQQISERRQEIDTLAHAMVESGLAVWAKEGEGPDRLIVRGRSHLLNAGADEVDLERIRTLFDDLERKRDIANFLELADEGEGVRIFIGSENKLFSLSGSSLVVSPYMNADRKIVGAVGVIGPTRLNYGRIVPIVDYTAQLVGKLIADRS, from the coding sequence ATGAGCGACGCAAGACAATTGCTCGAGGAGATGAACGACCGATCGCGCGAAGTTTTTCGCCGCGTGGTCGAAGGATATCTGCTGACCGGCGCGCCCGTTGGATCGCGCAGCCTGACCCGCGAGCTTAGCGAGAAGGTCAGCGCCGCCACCGTGCGCAACGTGATGCAAGATCTGGAATATATGGGTCTGCTGGACAGCCCTCATGTCAGCGCCGGGCGCGTCCCCACGCAGACCGGCCTCCGGATGTTCGTCGATGGTCTGCTTGAGGTTGGAGATCTGCAAACCGCGGACCGCGCCCTGATGGACAGTACGATGTCGTCGAATTCCGACGATGTCGCAGGTGTTCTGGATCGGATCGGGCAGACGCTTTCAGGTGTGACACAAGGCGCGTCGTTGGTGTTGGCGCCCAAGCATGAAGCGCCAATCAAGCATATCGAATTCGTCAATCTTGGCCCCGATCGCGCGCTGGTCGTCCTGGTCTTTGCGGACGGCCACGTGGAAAATCGGATATTCACACCCCCGCCGGGCCAAACGCCCAGCTCGATGCGGGAAGCGGCAAACTTCCTGAACTCGCTTGTCGAGGGCCGCACGCTCAGTGACGTCTCGACCGTGATTACGCAGCAGATCAGTGAGCGGCGTCAGGAAATCGACACACTGGCCCATGCGATGGTCGAGAGCGGTCTGGCCGTTTGGGCCAAGGAAGGCGAGGGGCCAGACCGCCTGATCGTGCGAGGCCGGTCGCATCTGCTGAATGCCGGTGCGGATGAGGTTGATCTGGAGCGCATCCGCACGCTCTTTGACGATCTGGAGCGCAAGCGGGACATCGCCAATTTTCTCGAGCTGGCGGATGAGGGCGAGGGCGTGCGCATCTTTATCGGCTCCGAGAACAAACTTTTCTCACTTTCGGGTTCCTCTTTGGTGGTCTCTCCTTATATGAACGCTGACCGGAAGATCGTCGGCGCCGTGGGGGTCATCGGACCCACGCGGCTGAATTATGGACGCATCGTTCCGATAGTGGATTATACGGCACAGCTCGTCGGCAAGCTGATCGCCGACAGAAGTTGA
- the rph gene encoding ribonuclease PH, translating into MRPSGRELSEMRAVSIETGVTKHAEGSCMIRIGDTHVLCTATIEDRVPPFIKGSGLGWVTAEYGMLPRSTTSRMRREATAGKQGGRTVEIQRLIGRSLRAGVDRVALGERQITVDCDVIQADGGTRCASITGGWVALKLAVNKLIKTGAVTSDPLVDPVAAVSCGLYAGQAVLDLDYPEDSEAGVDGNFIMTQSGKLIEVQMSAEGATFNRDQMNQLMDLAEKGVSELAAAQLAAVNA; encoded by the coding sequence ATGCGCCCGTCTGGTAGAGAGTTAAGCGAGATGCGCGCCGTTTCAATCGAAACGGGCGTTACGAAACATGCTGAAGGGTCGTGCATGATCCGGATCGGTGACACCCATGTGCTGTGCACCGCCACCATCGAAGACCGTGTGCCGCCTTTCATCAAGGGTTCCGGCCTCGGCTGGGTCACGGCAGAGTACGGCATGCTGCCCCGCTCCACCACCTCGCGTATGCGGCGCGAGGCGACGGCGGGCAAACAAGGCGGGCGCACCGTGGAAATCCAGCGCCTGATCGGGCGGTCCTTGCGCGCCGGCGTTGATCGTGTCGCATTGGGCGAGCGTCAGATCACCGTGGATTGCGACGTGATCCAGGCAGATGGCGGCACGCGCTGCGCCTCCATCACGGGCGGCTGGGTCGCGCTGAAACTGGCCGTGAACAAGCTTATCAAGACCGGGGCTGTCACTTCGGACCCGCTGGTTGATCCGGTCGCCGCCGTGTCCTGCGGCCTCTATGCAGGCCAGGCAGTGCTGGATCTGGATTATCCCGAAGACAGCGAAGCCGGCGTCGATGGGAACTTCATCATGACACAATCGGGCAAGTTGATTGAAGTTCAAATGTCCGCAGAAGGCGCGACCTTCAATCGCGATCAGATGAACCAGCTCATGGATCTCGCCGAAAAAGGCGTGTCAGAGTTGGCAGCTGCACAGCTGGCCGCGGTCAATGCGTAA
- the rdgB gene encoding RdgB/HAM1 family non-canonical purine NTP pyrophosphatase, translating to MRKLAGDTLLVATHNAGKLAEFAELLAPHGIKVVGAAERNLPEPDETETTFVGNARIKAHAAAKATGLPALSDDSGIEIDALDGAPGVYTADWAETSQGRDFEMAMTKAHDRLIDSGAAQPWTARFCCTLVIAWPDGHDEVFPGTVEGQFTWPMRGAQGHGYDPIFQPNGYDISFAEMDPAEKNRISHRADAFSQLVKGCLG from the coding sequence ATGCGTAAGCTGGCCGGCGATACCCTTCTTGTGGCCACGCATAACGCAGGCAAATTGGCCGAGTTCGCTGAACTTCTCGCGCCGCACGGTATCAAGGTCGTCGGCGCTGCCGAGCGCAATCTGCCCGAGCCGGACGAGACCGAAACCACTTTTGTCGGCAACGCGCGCATCAAGGCGCACGCTGCCGCCAAAGCGACCGGCCTGCCCGCGCTATCGGACGATTCCGGGATAGAGATCGACGCCCTGGATGGCGCGCCGGGTGTCTATACCGCCGACTGGGCGGAAACGTCCCAGGGTCGCGATTTTGAGATGGCCATGACAAAGGCGCATGACCGGCTGATCGACAGCGGCGCCGCGCAGCCTTGGACCGCGCGTTTCTGCTGCACACTCGTCATTGCTTGGCCCGACGGCCACGACGAGGTGTTCCCGGGCACAGTCGAGGGGCAGTTCACATGGCCCATGCGCGGCGCGCAAGGCCACGGATATGACCCCATTTTTCAGCCCAATGGCTACGATATCAGCTTTGCCGAAATGGATCCAGCGGAAAAGAACCGCATCAGCCATCGCGCCGATGCCTTTTCCCAGCTGGTGAAAGGCTGCCTTGGCTGA
- the hemW gene encoding radical SAM family heme chaperone HemW, with the protein MAEDWRHGGFGLYLHWPFCAAKCPYCDFNSNVSSAVDQDAWRAAFLREIDRYAETTSGRVLNSVFFGGGTPSLMPPETVQAILDRVRGHWIFANDMEITLEANPGSVEAGRFAGYADAGVNRVSMGIQALNDADLKRLGRLHSVAEARAAFDVARAQFDRVSFDLIYARQDQTLAQWRAELSEALGMAIDHMSLYQLTIEPGTAFGSRFDAGKLRGLPADDLATDMYELTQELCEAAGMPAYEVSNHAVPGAESRHNLIYWQGGDYIGIGPGAHGRLTLDGTRWATEAYPHPDAWLQRSDAGITEKPRQVISAADQAGEYLMMGLRVNQGVDLRRYQEISGGPLDSQKIADLVDIEMVRVQNDRLMATEKGRPVLNAVIAELLPD; encoded by the coding sequence TTGGCTGAGGATTGGCGCCATGGCGGCTTTGGCCTATACTTGCACTGGCCATTTTGCGCTGCCAAATGCCCCTATTGCGACTTCAATAGCAATGTGAGCTCGGCGGTTGATCAAGATGCATGGCGCGCCGCGTTCCTGCGCGAAATTGATCGCTATGCCGAAACTACCAGTGGCCGCGTTCTTAATTCCGTCTTCTTCGGGGGCGGAACACCCAGTCTGATGCCACCCGAAACCGTCCAAGCCATCTTGGACCGGGTACGCGGACATTGGATCTTTGCCAATGACATGGAAATTACGCTCGAGGCCAATCCCGGTTCGGTCGAGGCAGGCCGTTTTGCCGGCTACGCGGACGCGGGTGTAAATCGGGTCTCAATGGGTATTCAGGCTCTGAATGATGCGGATCTCAAGCGTCTTGGCCGCCTGCATTCCGTAGCAGAAGCGCGCGCTGCGTTTGATGTGGCCCGCGCCCAATTTGACCGCGTAAGCTTTGATTTGATCTACGCTCGGCAGGATCAGACGCTGGCCCAGTGGCGTGCTGAATTATCTGAAGCGCTTGGCATGGCCATTGACCATATGTCGCTTTATCAGCTGACGATCGAACCCGGCACAGCTTTTGGGTCGCGTTTCGACGCAGGCAAGCTGCGCGGTCTTCCCGCGGATGACCTCGCGACCGATATGTATGAGCTGACCCAAGAGCTTTGCGAGGCGGCAGGCATGCCCGCCTATGAGGTCTCCAACCACGCGGTGCCAGGCGCCGAGTCGCGGCACAATCTGATTTACTGGCAAGGCGGCGACTACATCGGAATCGGCCCCGGTGCGCATGGTAGGCTCACATTAGATGGCACTAGATGGGCAACCGAAGCCTACCCCCATCCCGATGCCTGGCTCCAGCGGAGTGATGCTGGCATCACGGAGAAACCGCGCCAAGTCATTTCGGCAGCGGATCAGGCCGGTGAGTATTTGATGATGGGTCTTCGCGTAAACCAAGGCGTGGATTTACGCCGCTACCAAGAGATATCTGGCGGCCCGCTCGATTCTCAAAAGATCGCGGATCTGGTAGATATCGAAATGGTCCGCGTACAAAACGACCGCCTCATGGCAACCGAAAAGGGCCGCCCGGTCCTTAACGCGGTTATCGCCGAACTGTTGCCAGACTGA
- a CDS encoding ParB/RepB/Spo0J family partition protein, translating into MADKPQRQRGLGRGLSALMADVNDRDAAEKGEAPQPDMMVPIEQVVANPDQPRRRFDPDLLDDLSASIKEKGIIQPLIVRRKYGGFEIVAGERRWRAAQKAGLHQIPVIIRDFDDTEVLEIAIIENIQRADLNPVEEAAGYIQLMNKFGHTQEKLAEALGKSRSHIANTMRLMQLPEVVRDFVTEGKLSAGHARTLITAKDPISLAKKVISGDLSVRDTEKLVRKAADEPEGDRPATVGKKRGGTAKDADTRALEDDLSANLGMKVSVDHKDGSESGALSISYTTLDELDELCRILSTGK; encoded by the coding sequence ATGGCTGACAAACCTCAGAGACAACGTGGCCTTGGGCGCGGTCTGTCCGCCCTTATGGCGGATGTAAATGATCGGGATGCGGCTGAGAAGGGCGAGGCACCTCAGCCTGATATGATGGTTCCCATCGAACAGGTGGTCGCGAATCCTGATCAGCCCAGGCGCCGGTTCGATCCGGATCTGCTCGACGATCTCTCGGCGTCTATCAAGGAAAAGGGCATCATTCAGCCGCTTATCGTGCGCCGCAAATATGGTGGATTCGAAATCGTCGCGGGTGAGCGTCGTTGGCGGGCGGCCCAGAAGGCGGGCTTGCATCAGATCCCAGTCATCATCCGGGATTTCGACGACACTGAGGTCCTTGAGATTGCGATCATCGAGAATATCCAACGGGCCGACCTGAACCCGGTGGAAGAGGCGGCGGGCTATATCCAGCTGATGAACAAATTCGGTCATACTCAGGAGAAGCTTGCCGAAGCCCTGGGCAAAAGCCGTAGTCACATTGCGAATACGATGCGGCTGATGCAGCTGCCCGAGGTTGTGAGGGACTTTGTGACAGAAGGCAAACTGTCCGCTGGGCATGCCCGAACACTGATTACCGCTAAAGACCCGATTTCACTCGCGAAAAAGGTGATATCCGGTGATCTTTCGGTGCGCGATACCGAAAAACTTGTGCGCAAGGCGGCGGATGAACCGGAGGGTGATCGGCCGGCCACTGTCGGCAAAAAGCGCGGTGGAACAGCCAAAGACGCCGATACCCGCGCCCTTGAGGATGATCTGTCAGCCAATCTCGGAATGAAGGTGTCCGTGGACCATAAGGACGGCAGCGAAAGTGGCGCGCTCTCGATTTCCTATACGACGCTGGACGAGCTGGATGAACTGTGCCGGATTCTTTCGACCGGCAAATAG